The Equus quagga isolate Etosha38 chromosome 12, UCLA_HA_Equagga_1.0, whole genome shotgun sequence genome includes a region encoding these proteins:
- the C1QL3 gene encoding complement C1q-like protein 3 produces MVLLLVILIPVLVSSAGTSAHYEMLGTCRMVCDPYGGTKAPSTAATPDRGLMQSLPTFIQGPKGEAGRPGKAGPRGPPGEPGPPGPVGPPGEKGEPGRQGLPGPPGAPGLNAAGAISAATYSTVPKIAFYAGLKRQHEGYEVLKFDDVVTNLGNHYDPTTGKFTCSIPGIYFFTYHVLMRGGDGTSMWADLCKNNQVRASAIAQDADQNYDYASNSVVLHLEPGDEVYIKLDGGKAHGGNNNKYSTFSGFIIYAD; encoded by the exons ATGGTGCTGCTGCTGGTCATCCTCATCCCGGTGCTGGTGAGCTCGGCCGGCACGTCGGCGCACTACGAGATGCTGGGCACCTGCCGCATGGTCTGCGACCCCTACGGGGGCACCAAGGCGCCCAGCACGGCCGCCACGCCGGACCGCGGCCTCATGCAGTCCCTGCCCACCTTCATCCAGGGCCCCAAAGGCGAGGCCGGCAGGCCCGGGAAGGCGGGCCCGCGTGGGCCTCCCGGTGAGCCCGGGCCGCCGGGCCCCGTGGGCCCCCCGGGCGAGAAGGGTGAGCCCGGCCGCCAAGGCCTGCCGGGCCCGCCCGGGGCGCCCGGCCTGAACGCGGCTGGGGCCATCAGCGCCGCCACCTACAGCACGGTGCCCAAGATCGCCTTCTACGCCGGCCTCAAGCGGCAGCACGAAGGCTATGAGGTGCTCAAGTTCGACGACGTGGTCACCAACCTCGGTAACCACTACGATCCCACCACGGGCAAGTTCACCTGCTCCATCCCGGGCATCTACTTCTTCACCTACCACGTCCTGATGCGTGGAGGGGACGGCACCAGCATGTGGGCTGATCTCTGCAAAAACAACCAG GTGCGTGCTAGTGCGATTGCCCAAGACGCTGATCAGAATTACGACTACGCCAGTAACAGTGTGGTTCTTCATTTGGAGCCAGGAGACGAAGTCTACATCAAATTAGATGGCGGGAAAGCCCACGGAGGAAACAACAATAAATACAGCACATTTTCTGGATTTATTATTTATGCTGACTGA